The following are encoded together in the Mesoplodon densirostris isolate mMesDen1 chromosome 2, mMesDen1 primary haplotype, whole genome shotgun sequence genome:
- the LOC132483443 gene encoding LOW QUALITY PROTEIN: serine/threonine-protein phosphatase 1 regulatory subunit 10-like (The sequence of the model RefSeq protein was modified relative to this genomic sequence to represent the inferred CDS: inserted 1 base in 1 codon; substituted 1 base at 1 genomic stop codon), whose product MGSGPIDPKELLKGLESFLNRDGEVKSVDGISKIFSLMKEARKMVSRCTYLNILLQTHSPEILVKFIDVGGYKLLNNWLTYSKTTNNIPLLQQILLTLQHLPLTADHLKXELRKLASVLVSDWMAVIRSQSSTQPAEKDKKKWKEEGKSRTTPPERPLTEVKAATRAEEAPEKKGEKPKSLRTTAPSHAKFRSTVLERETPSLVPVKNASAVVVSDKYNLKPIPLQRQSSTAAPGDDVPPAEKKYKPLNTTPNATKELKVKIIPPQPMEGLGFLDVLNSAPVPGIKIKNKKVLSPTAAKPSPFEGKMSTEPSTAKPSSPEPARPSEAMDTEHPGTPVPPVEVPELMDTASLEPGALDAKPVESPGYPSQLTWKGRKRKTVTWPEEDKLREYFYFELDETERVNVNKIKDFGEAAKREILSDXHAFETARRLSHDNMEEKVPWVCPRPLVLPSPLVNPGSNSQERYIQAEREKGMLQELFLNKESPHELDPEPYEPIPPKLIPLDEECSMDETPYVETLEPGGTGGSPDGAGHSKLPPVLANLMGSMGARKSPQGPGGGGINVQEILTSIPGSPNSHPSEELLKQPDYSDKIKQMPVPHGLLGPGPIANGFPPGGPGGPKGMQHFLPGPGGPMPGPHGGPGGPGGPVGPRLLGPPPPPQGGDPFWDGPGDPMWGGPMCGGPGLGPYHRGRGGRGRSEPPPPPPPFRGATGGRSGGGPPNGRGGPGGGMIGGGGHCPHEGPGRGMSSGSRHHPHEGPGSGMGGGHRPHEGPGGGMGGGSGHRPHEGPGGGMGAGGGHWPHEGPGHGGPDGHRPHDGPGHLGDHRGPPPHEHRGHDGPGHGGGGHRGHDGGHSHGGDMSNRPVCRHFMMKGNCRYENNCAFYHPGVNGHPPAPRDHLPSPPTPLWTAALLLPLFYGFCLTPLKLVLNAGSYEKGTSSPWAEKQQNEGWAEEDGREFWPSGVHSLMGDAERSQQKANPALQNRKVTSDGIRD is encoded by the exons ATGGGTTCGGGTCCCATAGACCCCAAAGAGCTTCTCAAGGGCCTGGAAAGCTTCCTTAACCGAGATGGGGAAGTCAAGAGTGTGGATGGGATTTCGAAGATCTTCAGTCTGATGAAGGAAGCACGAAAGATGGTGAGTCGATGCACTTACTTGAACATTCTCCTGCAGACCCATTCACCAGAAATATTGGTCAAGTTTATTGATGTTGGTGGTTACAAGCTTCTTAACAATTGGCTGACATATTCAAAGACAACCAACAACATTCCCCTCTTGCAGCAAATTCTACTGACCCTGCAGCACCTACCACTCACTGCTGACCATCTCA CAGAGCTCCGGAAATTGGCCTCAGTCCTTGTCAGCGACTGGATGGCTGTGATCCGCTCCCAGAGCAGTACCCAGCCTGCTGAGAAAgataagaagaaatggaaagaagagggaaagagtcGAACCACCCCTCCTGAGCGACCGTTGACTGAGGTGAAGGCTGCGACTCGAGCTGAGGAGGCCCCAGAGAAGAAGGGGGAGAAGCCCAAGTCCCTCCGAACCACGGCGCCCAGTCACGCCAAGTTCCGCTCTACCGTACTAGAGCGGGAGACCCCGTCTTTGGTGcctgtgaagaatgccagtgcAGTGGTGGTTTCTGACAAGTACAACCTTAAACCCATCCCCCTCCAGCGTCAGAGTTCCACAGCTGCCCCAGGAGATGATGTGCCCCCTGCAGAGAAGAAATACAAGCCACTCAACACAACACCCAATGCCACCAAAGAGCTCAAAGTGAAGATCATCCCGCCACAGCCTATGGAGGGCCTGGGCTTTCTGGATGTGCTCAATTCAGCCCCTGTCCCAGGCATCAAAATTAAGAATAAGAAGGTGCTGTCACCCACAGCTGCCAAGCCCAGCCCATTTGAAGGGAAAATGAGCACAGAACCGAGCACAGCCAAACCTTCTTCCCCAGAGCCAGCACGTCCATCTGAGGCTATGGACACAGAACATCCAGGGACCCCAGTTCCCCCTGTTGAAGTCCCAGAGCTCATGGATACTGCCTCTTTGGAGCCAGGAGCTCTGGATGCAAAGCCAGTGGAGAGTCCTGGATATCCTAGCCAGCTGACCTGGAAAGGCAGGAAGAGGAAAACTGTGACCTGGCCTGAGGAGGACAAACTGAGAGAGTATTTCTATTTTGAACTGGATGAAACTGAACGAGTGAACGTGAATAAGATCAAAGACTTCGGCGAGGCAGCTAAGCGAGAGATACTGTCAGACTGACACGCGTTTGAGACGGCCCGGCGTCTGAGCCACGACAACATGGAGGAGAAGGTGCCCTGGGTGTGCCCCCGGCCCCTGGTGCTGCCCTCGCCTCTTGTCAACCCTGGAAGCAACAGCCAGGAGCGGTACATCCAGGCTGAGCGGGAGAAGGGGATGCTTCAGGAGCTCTTTCTGAACAAGGAAAGTCCTCACGAGCTTGATCCTGAGCCCTATGAGCCTATCCCCCCAAAACTCATCCCCCTAGATGAGGAATGTTCCATGGATGAGACCCCATATGTTGAGACCCTGGAGCCTGGGGGGACCGGTGGCTCACCTGATGGGGCAGGCCATTCCAAGTTGCCTCCTGTTCTGGCCAATCTTATGGGAAGCATGGGTGCCAGGAAGAGCCCCCAgggtcctggaggaggaggcatcAATGTGCAGGAGATCCTCACCTCCATCCCGGGTAGCCCTAACAGTCATCCCTCAGAGGAGCTGCTGAAGCAACCAGACTATTCAGACAAGATCAAGCAGATGCCGGTGCCTCATGGACTCTTAGGCCCTGGTCCCATCGCCAATGGTTTCCCACCGGGAGGCCCTGGGGGCCCCAAGGGCATGCAGCACTTCCTGCCTGGGCCTGGCGGACCTATGCCAGGTCCCCATGGAGGCCCTGGGggccctggtgggccagtgggaCCACGTCTCCTgggtcccccaccccctccccagggggGTGATCCCTTCTGGGATGGCCCAGGTGACCCCATGTGGGGTGGCCCGATGTGTGGGGGACCAGGTCTGGGGCCATACCATAGAGGCCGTGGTGGCCGAGGCAGGAGTgaaccacctcctcctcctcctccattccGAGGGGCCACAGGAGGTCGCTCTGGAGGAGGACCTCCAAATGGACGAGGGGGCCCTGGTGGGGGCATGATCGGAGGTGGTGGGCATTGTCCCCATGAAGGCCCTGGTCGGGGCATGAGCAGTGGCAGCAGACATCATCCCCATGAAGGCCCTGGCAGTGGCATGGGCGGTGGGCATCGCCCCCACGAAGGCCCTGGTGGCGGCATGGGTGGTGGTAGTGGCCATCGTCCTCATGAAGGCCCTGGTGGAGGAATGGGTGCTGGTGGCGGACATTGGCCCCATGAAGGCCCTGGACATGGGGGGCCCGATGGCCACCGGCCTCATGATGGCCCTGGTCACCTAGGCGACCATCGAGGGCCACCCCCTCATGAGCACCGAGGCCATGATGGCCCTGGACATGGCGGAGGGGGCCACCGAGGGCATGATGGAGGCCACAGCCATGGAGGAGACATGTCAAATCGCCCTGTTTGTCGACATTTCATGATGAAGGGTAACTGCCGCTATGAGAACAACTGTGCCTTCTACCACCCGGGTGTCAATGGGCACCCCCCTGCCCCTAGGGACCACCTGCCTTCCCCGCCCACACCCCTGTGGACTGCAGCCTTGCTCCTTCCACTCTTTTATGGCTTCT GCCTTACACCCCTGAAGCTGGTCCTGAATGCAGGGAGCTATGAAAAGGGCACATCCTCTCCATGGGCCGAGAAGCAGCAAAATGAAGGTTGGGCTGAGGAGGATGGAAGAGAATTCTGGCCTTCAGGGGTTCACAGTCTCATGGGGGACGCAGAGAGAAGCCAGCAG AAAGCGAACCCAGCTTTGCAGAATCGCAAGGTGACATCTGATGGCATCCGAGACTGA